One segment of Streptomyces sp. NA02950 DNA contains the following:
- a CDS encoding enoyl-CoA hydratase/isomerase family protein has protein sequence MTTADDEQVLLRTEGHTAHLTLNRPRALNALTHTMVTRIDRALTAWERDPAVETVVITGAGERGLCAGGDIVAVYTDARAGGAASAAFWADEYRLNARIARFRKPYVALMDGIVMGGGVGVSAHGSVRIVTERSRVAMPETGIGFVPDVGGTYLLGRAPGELGVHLALTGRAVGAADALLCGLADHFVPSELVPRLMADLARSSVDEVLPRYAHRPPPGELDAQRGWIDQAYAAGTVEEIVDRLHTMSGTAAKETAETLLTRSPTALKVTLAALRRARALGPLERVLEQEYRVSCAALSSPDLVEGIRAQLVDKDRRPRWSPGTLAEVTDEHVAAFFAPLGERELGLGATDSA, from the coding sequence ATGACGACGGCCGACGACGAGCAGGTGCTGCTGCGCACCGAAGGACACACGGCCCATCTCACGCTCAACCGGCCGAGGGCGCTCAACGCCCTGACACACACCATGGTGACCCGTATCGACCGGGCGCTGACCGCCTGGGAGCGGGACCCGGCGGTGGAGACGGTGGTCATCACGGGTGCGGGCGAGCGCGGGCTGTGCGCGGGTGGCGACATCGTGGCCGTCTACACGGACGCCCGCGCCGGAGGGGCGGCGTCGGCGGCCTTCTGGGCCGACGAGTACCGGCTCAACGCCCGGATCGCCCGTTTCCGCAAGCCCTATGTCGCGCTGATGGACGGCATCGTGATGGGCGGCGGTGTCGGGGTCTCGGCCCACGGCAGCGTACGGATCGTCACCGAGCGCTCCCGTGTCGCCATGCCCGAGACCGGTATCGGCTTCGTCCCCGATGTCGGCGGCACCTATCTGCTCGGCCGCGCCCCCGGTGAACTCGGCGTCCATCTGGCCCTGACCGGCCGGGCGGTGGGCGCGGCGGACGCGCTGCTGTGCGGGCTCGCGGACCACTTCGTACCGTCGGAGCTGGTGCCCCGGCTGATGGCCGACCTCGCCCGGTCCTCCGTGGACGAGGTGCTGCCCCGCTATGCGCACCGGCCGCCGCCCGGTGAACTGGACGCCCAGCGCGGCTGGATCGACCAGGCGTACGCGGCCGGGACGGTCGAGGAGATCGTGGACCGGCTGCACACCATGTCCGGGACCGCGGCGAAGGAGACCGCCGAGACACTGCTCACCCGCTCCCCCACCGCGCTGAAGGTCACCCTGGCGGCGCTGCGCCGGGCCCGGGCGCTGGGTCCGCTGGAGCGGGTGCTGGAGCAGGAGTACCGCGTCTCCTGTGCCGCGCTGTCCAGCCCGGATCTGGTGGAGGGGATCCGTGCGCAGCTGGTGGACAAGGACCGCAGACCGCGGTGGTCCCCCGGCACGCTCGCCGAGGTGACGGACGAGCACGTGGCCGCGTTCTTCGCCCCGCTGGGCGAGCGCGAGTTGGGCCTCGGAGCCACCGATTCCGCGTAG
- a CDS encoding DUF523 domain-containing protein, whose translation MTAILVSACLRGVPCRYDGRHKRVSELDEAVAGREVVSFCPEVAGGLPTPRRPAELVGGDGHDVLDGTARVVDDTGRDVTAAFVDGARRALEAARRGGCTEALLMPRSPSCGRGAVHDGSFSGELTPGDGVTAALFARNGITVRPAPGV comes from the coding sequence ATGACGGCAATCTTGGTCAGCGCGTGTCTGCGCGGAGTACCCTGCCGGTACGACGGGCGGCACAAGCGGGTGTCCGAGCTCGACGAGGCGGTGGCCGGGCGCGAGGTGGTGTCCTTCTGCCCGGAGGTGGCGGGCGGGCTCCCCACCCCGCGGCGGCCCGCGGAGCTGGTGGGTGGCGACGGCCACGATGTCCTGGACGGTACGGCACGGGTCGTCGACGACACCGGCCGCGATGTCACCGCCGCGTTCGTGGACGGCGCGCGGCGCGCCCTCGAGGCGGCCCGGCGGGGAGGCTGTACGGAGGCCCTGCTGATGCCGCGCAGTCCCTCGTGCGGACGGGGCGCGGTCCACGACGGATCGTTCTCCGGGGAGCTGACCCCCGGCGACGGGGTGACCGCGGCGCTCTTCGCGCGCAACGGCATCACCGTGCGGCCCGCGCCCGGGGTGTGA
- a CDS encoding DUF4331 family protein produces MSHHHDSLLARQDPRLDISDVYLFRGSTGTVFVVNVNPLSGEGGFHDDESLYEIKVDTDGDAVEDLTYRFTFGTPDTDGTQRWELRCLTGAAARDRFADGAVLLSGLTGEPVTTAEGLRVWAGQAGDPFWIEGSVVTAVKTGIAQGTAPDLSGVDPATAVNLFADTQVHSIVLEVPDRRLGGAGATIGFWAATVLATDAGDWRQINRCAHPLLNTLFDLEEAEHDIDFNATEPAEDPDRYGPELRRATERAVAATGAASDPAAYAARLRDLLLPDVLRYEVGSEARFGVEARNGRALTDCVPEVMFQLVLGVPVGMALDASAAAGAPRDDFPYLSAPVILSPERAGRCP; encoded by the coding sequence ATGAGTCATCACCACGACTCGCTGCTCGCCCGGCAGGACCCGCGGCTCGACATCAGTGATGTGTATCTGTTCCGTGGTTCCACCGGGACCGTCTTCGTCGTGAACGTCAATCCGCTCTCCGGGGAGGGTGGTTTCCACGACGACGAGAGCCTCTACGAGATCAAGGTGGACACCGACGGGGACGCCGTCGAGGACCTCACCTACCGCTTCACCTTCGGTACTCCGGACACCGACGGCACCCAGCGGTGGGAACTGCGGTGCCTCACCGGCGCCGCCGCCCGCGATCGCTTCGCCGACGGCGCTGTACTGCTCTCGGGTCTCACCGGGGAGCCCGTCACGACGGCCGAGGGGCTGCGGGTGTGGGCGGGCCAGGCCGGGGACCCCTTCTGGATCGAGGGCTCGGTGGTGACGGCGGTGAAGACCGGTATCGCCCAGGGCACCGCGCCCGATCTTTCGGGCGTCGACCCGGCCACCGCGGTGAACCTCTTCGCGGACACACAGGTCCATTCGATCGTCCTGGAGGTGCCGGACCGGCGCCTCGGTGGCGCCGGAGCCACCATCGGCTTCTGGGCCGCCACCGTGCTCGCCACCGACGCGGGCGACTGGCGGCAGATCAACCGCTGTGCCCATCCGCTGCTCAACACCCTCTTCGACCTCGAAGAGGCGGAGCACGACATCGACTTCAACGCCACCGAACCCGCCGAGGACCCCGACCGCTACGGGCCGGAGCTCCGCCGCGCCACCGAGCGGGCCGTCGCGGCCACCGGAGCCGCGTCCGACCCGGCCGCGTACGCCGCCCGGCTCCGGGATCTGCTGCTGCCGGACGTCCTGCGGTACGAGGTGGGCAGCGAGGCCCGCTTCGGTGTCGAGGCGCGCAACGGACGCGCGCTGACGGACTGTGTGCCCGAGGTGATGTTCCAGCTGGTGCTGGGCGTACCCGTCGGAATGGCACTGGACGCGAGCGCCGCGGCGGGGGCACCGCGCGATGACTTCCCCTATCTGTCCGCGCCGGTGATCCTGTCACCCGAGCGGGCGGGACGTTGCCCCTGA
- a CDS encoding cytochrome P450 translates to MSASGNRAVARAGDPATAAQRGPLPPYLPRRPVPDVVRILAPTGDRLWLVTRFALGRRVLADPGFSRAAAVAPAAPAVHPLQPDPASLTSLDPPAHSRLRALVSRAFIPHAIAALEDGIRAEARGLLRRGSPFDLVRDYTMPLAAATICRMLGVPEAERDRFAALADLGHALVPCTPRESATARAELRAHFVALLRMARRDPGEHLLGALVRAHDEDGSLSEAELIALVELLLNAGYETTIGQTGLAVLALLEHPGQWRRLVAGPGLVPGAVEELLRFAPVVPISFTRLARTDTELAGEPVRAGEAVLVSLLHANFDPRAHPRPGALSVDRTTTRHVSFGHGPHICLGAQLARLQLRIALEELVAACPRLALAADPATLRWRPPEAIVRGPTALPVSW, encoded by the coding sequence ATGAGTGCCTCCGGAAACCGCGCGGTGGCCCGGGCCGGTGATCCGGCCACCGCGGCGCAGCGGGGTCCGCTGCCGCCCTATCTGCCGCGGAGGCCGGTGCCGGATGTGGTGCGGATCCTCGCCCCCACCGGTGACCGGCTCTGGCTGGTCACCCGGTTCGCACTCGGCCGCCGGGTGCTGGCCGACCCGGGCTTCAGCCGTGCCGCGGCGGTCGCCCCAGCAGCCCCGGCGGTCCATCCGCTCCAGCCCGATCCGGCCAGTCTAACCAGCCTCGATCCTCCCGCACACAGCCGATTACGGGCCCTGGTCAGCCGCGCTTTCATCCCGCACGCCATCGCCGCCCTGGAGGACGGGATCCGCGCCGAGGCCCGGGGTCTGCTGCGGCGCGGCAGCCCGTTCGACCTCGTCCGCGACTACACCATGCCGCTGGCCGCGGCCACGATCTGCCGAATGCTCGGTGTCCCCGAGGCGGAACGGGACCGCTTCGCCGCCCTGGCCGATCTCGGCCACGCCCTCGTGCCCTGCACACCCCGGGAGTCCGCGACGGCCCGCGCCGAACTACGCGCTCATTTCGTCGCGTTGCTACGCATGGCTCGGCGTGATCCGGGCGAGCATCTGCTCGGCGCGCTGGTGCGGGCCCATGACGAGGACGGTTCACTGAGCGAAGCGGAGCTCATCGCCCTGGTCGAACTCCTCCTCAACGCCGGGTACGAGACCACCATCGGGCAGACCGGTCTCGCGGTGTTGGCGCTGCTGGAGCACCCCGGGCAGTGGCGGCGCCTGGTCGCGGGCCCCGGTCTGGTTCCCGGCGCGGTGGAGGAACTGCTGCGGTTCGCCCCGGTGGTCCCGATCAGCTTCACCCGGCTGGCGCGGACGGACACCGAACTCGCCGGGGAACCGGTCCGCGCGGGCGAAGCGGTCCTGGTCTCCCTCCTCCACGCCAACTTCGACCCCCGTGCCCATCCGCGCCCCGGGGCACTGTCCGTGGACCGCACGACCACCAGACACGTGAGCTTCGGACACGGTCCGCATATCTGCCTCGGCGCCCAACTGGCCCGTCTCCAGCTGCGGATCGCCCTCGAGGAGCTGGTGGCGGCTTGCCCCCGCCTCGCCCTTGCCGCGGACCCCGCCACCCTGCGCTGGCGCCCGCCGGAGGCCATCGTCCGGGGACCGACCGCCCTTCCGGTGTCCTGGTAG
- a CDS encoding methyltransferase, producing MADHHTTEHEPTADSPHALIDIAVAFWKSKVLLSAVELGVFTALAEEPGTLDELRKRLGIAGRGAADFLDALVSLGVLEREDGVYRNSALAARHLDPARPATDISGYLEFLNAGFGWWARMADGLRGGGRLDFSTALATAGGEEDDRRGGAARLVDGDTQSDTFGEAFATPEQVRGFLRAMTGYSMGANQALAEAHDWGPVGTVADIGCAEGALLVQVLGRHPHLRGIGFDLPSVGPGFTEHTRSAGVGDRAEFAGGDFFAEPLPTADVLVMGHVLHDWDLDTKKTLIRKAYEALPTGGSLILYESLIDDDRRRRTTGLLISLNVSLVSAGGLGYTGAEAREWLTDAGFRDIVVTHLDGPEYMVVGVK from the coding sequence ATGGCTGACCACCACACGACCGAGCACGAGCCGACGGCTGATTCCCCCCATGCCCTGATCGATATCGCGGTGGCCTTCTGGAAGTCGAAGGTGCTGCTGAGCGCGGTGGAACTGGGTGTGTTCACGGCCCTGGCCGAGGAGCCGGGCACCCTTGACGAACTGCGCAAGCGGCTCGGTATCGCGGGCCGTGGCGCGGCCGACTTCCTCGACGCGCTGGTCTCGCTGGGCGTACTGGAGCGCGAGGACGGGGTGTACCGGAACTCCGCGCTGGCCGCACGCCATCTGGACCCCGCCCGGCCGGCCACCGACATCTCCGGTTATCTGGAGTTCCTGAACGCGGGGTTCGGCTGGTGGGCGCGGATGGCCGACGGGCTGCGCGGGGGCGGCAGGCTCGACTTCTCCACGGCCCTGGCGACGGCGGGTGGCGAGGAGGACGACCGGCGCGGAGGCGCTGCGCGGCTGGTCGACGGCGACACCCAAAGCGACACCTTCGGGGAGGCGTTCGCTACCCCGGAGCAGGTGAGGGGCTTTCTCCGGGCCATGACCGGATACAGCATGGGTGCGAACCAGGCGCTCGCCGAAGCCCACGACTGGGGTCCGGTGGGCACCGTGGCCGACATCGGCTGCGCGGAGGGTGCGCTTCTGGTGCAGGTCCTGGGCCGCCATCCGCATCTGCGGGGCATCGGTTTCGATCTGCCGTCCGTGGGCCCCGGTTTCACCGAGCACACACGGAGCGCGGGCGTCGGGGACCGGGCGGAGTTCGCCGGTGGCGACTTCTTCGCCGAACCGCTGCCCACCGCCGATGTGCTCGTCATGGGGCATGTGCTGCACGACTGGGACCTCGACACCAAGAAGACGCTCATCCGCAAGGCGTACGAAGCACTGCCCACCGGCGGTTCGCTGATCCTCTACGAGTCGCTCATCGACGACGACCGGCGGCGGCGCACCACCGGTCTGCTGATCAGCCTCAATGTCTCGCTCGTCTCCGCCGGCGGGCTGGGCTACACCGGGGCCGAGGCCCGTGAGTGGCTGACCGATGCGGGGTTCCGGGACATCGTGGTGACCCATCTCGACGGGCCCGAGTACATGGTCGTGGGCGTCAAGTAG
- a CDS encoding serine hydrolase, with the protein MSEAGAAACHTHGAAAARHPLFSPAWLDLAAAHPAARTLDPAEAIRIELRLTDAPPYVPDTVTVLADLATGALRFLGGATPERPTVACALGHADAATFLFGDAERRVRLFEHGGLGLEGVFLFVFFLDRLLQQDTAGCLAALRAGTEGLPSAAAPAPVPLVPRGGDDEAGAVRAATDALPETMARLRAELGRTTPGAQLYVSHAPSGTRVSAGLGECRPGVPFTRASLPIWYCCSKTLGAVALGQLWEKDLVDPERPVADYLPWFSGDGREHITLYQLLTHTSVMPMALDPLHGIVATPKDLRRGRLKSMTPPPDATPGAKINYAPWWAWFLLSDVVEAVDGRSYERYLAEEVLAPCGMRDTRVILTPQEYRRTADRLPLIYITGGGQPAQATHWFATEASCTRPIPGLNIRGPMSDLGLFFEALLARGQGRAGRILRPQTVAALTAHHRVGLVDPFGNADWGLGFRLESHHLGDHCTAYSGHASLRTFGHYGLWTSLVFADPDAGLVAALHLNGKTWQEEHQERTVALCDAVYRDLGLV; encoded by the coding sequence ATGAGCGAGGCCGGGGCCGCCGCGTGCCACACCCACGGCGCCGCGGCGGCCCGGCACCCCCTGTTCTCCCCGGCGTGGCTGGACCTCGCCGCCGCCCATCCCGCGGCGCGGACCCTCGACCCGGCGGAGGCCATCCGTATCGAGCTGCGCCTCACCGACGCGCCGCCGTACGTCCCGGACACCGTCACCGTGCTGGCCGACCTGGCCACCGGCGCGCTGCGGTTCCTCGGCGGAGCCACCCCGGAACGCCCCACCGTGGCCTGCGCCCTCGGTCACGCCGATGCCGCCACCTTCCTCTTCGGCGACGCGGAACGACGGGTGCGGCTCTTCGAACACGGTGGTCTGGGGCTGGAGGGCGTGTTCCTGTTCGTCTTCTTCCTCGACCGGCTGCTGCAACAGGACACCGCCGGATGTCTGGCGGCGCTGCGCGCCGGGACCGAGGGGCTGCCGTCCGCCGCCGCGCCCGCGCCCGTCCCCCTGGTCCCGCGGGGTGGTGACGACGAGGCGGGCGCGGTGCGCGCCGCCACCGACGCGCTGCCGGAGACGATGGCCCGGCTGCGGGCCGAACTCGGCCGTACGACACCCGGCGCCCAGCTGTACGTTTCGCACGCCCCGTCGGGCACCCGTGTCTCGGCGGGACTGGGCGAGTGCCGCCCCGGAGTCCCGTTCACCCGCGCCTCCCTGCCCATCTGGTACTGCTGCTCCAAAACCCTCGGCGCGGTGGCCCTCGGCCAGCTGTGGGAGAAGGACCTGGTGGATCCGGAGCGGCCGGTGGCCGACTACCTCCCCTGGTTCTCCGGCGACGGCCGCGAGCACATCACGCTGTACCAGCTGCTCACCCACACCAGTGTGATGCCGATGGCGCTCGACCCGCTGCACGGGATCGTGGCCACACCGAAGGATCTGCGACGGGGCCGGCTCAAGAGCATGACACCGCCGCCGGACGCCACCCCCGGCGCAAAGATCAACTACGCGCCCTGGTGGGCCTGGTTCCTGCTCTCGGACGTGGTCGAGGCGGTCGACGGGCGCAGCTACGAGCGCTACCTGGCCGAGGAGGTCCTCGCGCCCTGCGGGATGCGCGACACCCGCGTCATCCTCACCCCCCAGGAGTACCGCCGTACGGCCGACCGCCTTCCCCTGATCTACATCACCGGTGGCGGACAACCCGCCCAGGCCACCCACTGGTTCGCCACCGAGGCGTCGTGCACCCGGCCGATTCCGGGGCTGAACATCCGTGGTCCGATGTCCGACCTCGGGCTGTTCTTCGAAGCGCTGCTCGCCCGGGGGCAGGGCCGGGCGGGGCGGATCCTGCGGCCACAGACGGTGGCGGCGCTGACGGCGCACCACCGGGTCGGGCTGGTCGACCCGTTCGGCAACGCCGACTGGGGGCTGGGCTTCCGCCTCGAATCACACCACCTCGGTGACCACTGCACGGCGTACAGCGGACATGCGTCACTGCGCACTTTCGGGCACTACGGACTGTGGACGTCGCTGGTCTTCGCCGACCCCGACGCCGGTCTGGTGGCCGCCCTCCACCTCAACGGAAAGACCTGGCAGGAGGAGCACCAGGAGCGGACCGTCGCCCTCTGCGACGCCGTGTACCGCGATCTCGGTCTGGTCTGA
- a CDS encoding Gfo/Idh/MocA family oxidoreductase, with translation MLRFGIIGCGSIGGFLGRLLTREDQPLYGRARLAGVACRDPGRAAASAAELGCPAGRVAELLARPDVDAVAVCTPSGTHGELATAALEAGKHVLVEKPLEVTTTAAGRLLTVAARRADRTLGVISQRRFDPAAQVVKAAVDRGELGRITSVLVELPWWRGQRYYSSGSWRGTRDLDGGGALMNQAVHTLDLIQWLAGPVTEVAAHTALLAHRHIEVEDVATASLRFADGALGTVLATTAAYPGRTARIAVHGDRGSAVIDNDELTWFHAAGAGEQTADHGAYGEGNQAAERLALHPGADREPVRDRIGLLYQPHHDQLMDFCDAVADGRPPLVDGAAGLRALAVVTAVYESSRTGAPVPLDPRVPPPVADEGPAAADTAAPAERTSSAMSETLPATAACSGRKAAIAGLFDRSAPTYERVGVTHFDDLGERLVEHAGIRPGERVLDVGCGTGSVLLPAARAAAGSGGEAIGIDLSPGMVARARERIADAGPDNAQAHTGDAETVDWGVPGPSATGTFDAVLAGISMFFFLDPVAAMVRYRELLNDGGRLALSWWGRPDPRWDAVFRASAPYGGLSAHRLPDDSPFRSADALHTALEKAGYRSVETVEEACVTRFVGPGQWWRWVWSTAGRQFWESVPEDAREEATAAVDAELKKLMAPDGSLTSSSKVRFTLARTD, from the coding sequence ATGCTCCGGTTCGGAATCATCGGCTGCGGATCCATCGGCGGTTTCCTCGGCCGGCTGCTGACCCGCGAGGATCAGCCGCTGTACGGCAGGGCCCGGCTGGCGGGCGTGGCCTGCCGCGACCCGGGCCGGGCCGCGGCGTCGGCGGCCGAACTCGGCTGCCCGGCCGGGCGGGTGGCCGAGCTGCTGGCCCGCCCCGATGTGGACGCCGTCGCCGTGTGCACCCCCAGTGGCACCCACGGCGAGCTGGCCACGGCCGCCCTGGAAGCGGGCAAGCACGTCCTGGTGGAAAAGCCCCTGGAGGTCACGACGACCGCCGCCGGACGGCTGCTGACCGTGGCCGCGCGGCGTGCGGACCGGACGCTGGGGGTGATCTCCCAGCGCCGGTTCGACCCCGCGGCACAAGTGGTCAAGGCCGCCGTCGACCGCGGTGAGCTGGGCCGGATCACCTCCGTACTCGTGGAGTTGCCATGGTGGCGTGGACAGCGGTACTACAGCTCCGGTTCCTGGCGCGGCACCCGCGACCTGGACGGTGGCGGGGCCCTGATGAACCAGGCCGTACACACCCTCGACCTGATCCAGTGGCTGGCCGGGCCGGTGACCGAGGTGGCGGCGCACACCGCCCTTCTGGCCCACCGTCACATCGAGGTCGAGGACGTGGCCACCGCCAGTCTGCGGTTCGCCGACGGCGCCCTCGGCACCGTCCTGGCCACCACGGCCGCCTACCCCGGGCGCACCGCCCGGATCGCGGTGCACGGCGACCGCGGCTCGGCCGTCATCGACAACGACGAGCTGACCTGGTTCCACGCCGCCGGTGCGGGCGAACAAACCGCTGACCACGGCGCGTACGGCGAGGGCAACCAGGCCGCCGAACGGCTCGCGCTCCACCCCGGTGCGGACCGGGAGCCGGTACGGGACCGGATCGGACTGCTCTACCAGCCGCACCACGACCAGCTGATGGACTTCTGCGACGCCGTGGCGGACGGACGCCCGCCGCTGGTGGACGGGGCGGCCGGGCTGCGGGCGCTCGCCGTCGTGACCGCGGTGTACGAGTCCAGCCGCACCGGTGCCCCCGTGCCGCTCGATCCCCGTGTCCCACCCCCCGTAGCCGACGAGGGACCCGCCGCGGCGGACACCGCGGCACCCGCCGAAAGGACCAGCAGCGCCATGAGCGAAACCCTGCCCGCCACCGCTGCCTGCTCCGGGCGGAAGGCGGCCATCGCCGGCCTCTTCGACCGCAGCGCCCCGACCTACGAGCGTGTAGGTGTCACCCACTTCGACGACCTGGGCGAGCGGCTGGTGGAGCACGCCGGGATCCGGCCGGGCGAACGTGTCCTCGACGTGGGCTGCGGCACCGGCTCGGTCCTGCTGCCCGCTGCCCGGGCGGCCGCCGGATCCGGTGGCGAGGCCATCGGGATCGACCTCTCGCCGGGCATGGTGGCGCGCGCCCGCGAGCGCATCGCGGACGCCGGTCCGGACAACGCCCAAGCCCACACCGGTGACGCCGAGACCGTGGACTGGGGAGTACCGGGGCCGTCCGCGACCGGCACCTTCGACGCGGTGCTCGCCGGGATCTCGATGTTCTTCTTCCTCGATCCGGTGGCGGCCATGGTGCGCTACCGGGAACTGCTGAACGACGGCGGACGGCTCGCCCTGTCGTGGTGGGGCAGGCCGGATCCGCGCTGGGACGCCGTGTTCCGCGCCAGCGCCCCGTACGGCGGTCTCTCCGCGCACCGGCTGCCCGACGACAGCCCGTTCCGGTCGGCCGACGCGCTGCACACCGCGCTCGAGAAGGCCGGATACCGGTCGGTCGAGACGGTGGAGGAGGCCTGTGTGACCCGCTTCGTCGGGCCGGGTCAGTGGTGGCGCTGGGTGTGGTCGACCGCCGGGCGGCAGTTCTGGGAGAGCGTCCCCGAGGACGCGAGGGAAGAAGCCACCGCGGCCGTCGACGCCGAGCTCAAAAAGCTCATGGCGCCCGACGGAAGTCTCACCAGTTCGTCCAAGGTGCGATTCACCCTCGCGAGGACGGACTGA
- a CDS encoding radical SAM protein, whose translation MTRICFVIPSNPFDQYFVQLPLDAVTAAGQLRADGHAVAIWDQRLQDAPDTAEDGFDLLIAITAIADRAQCYPLELGPVAAAVERARLRFPGARTLAVGAHPTHLPEATRAELGVDHVALGEVDSAAVGAVRSLEAGATDPVLSPDSGNLPASTGARPYPAVPLEEFAFPAFDLVPVARYTAEVITGGLPMPGPCGMVLAARGCTYGCTFCHLPFGTRMRTQPHDRVMAEIEAQQAAGLEFVFFLDYVFGINKGFYRELCGRLKGRGLGWVGQTRAEIVLKNDVSEWAEAGCQGMWLGAESPAIADTGVHKRVTEQQVQEAVLRLRDAGITPFAFVLLGLPGDDACVSGRLVDWAAGMPAWFGINQLFLRPGTSLYDDLAPALNGGRRPATWQEVQEVTRRYRAEYPVDLDAQQQRLTELPNYLGNAIVPVG comes from the coding sequence ATGACCCGGATCTGCTTCGTCATCCCCAGCAACCCCTTCGACCAGTACTTCGTGCAACTGCCCCTGGACGCGGTCACCGCCGCGGGGCAGTTGCGTGCCGACGGCCATGCGGTGGCCATCTGGGACCAGCGTCTCCAGGACGCGCCCGACACCGCCGAGGACGGCTTCGACCTGCTGATCGCCATCACCGCGATCGCCGACCGGGCCCAGTGCTATCCGCTGGAACTGGGCCCGGTGGCGGCCGCCGTGGAACGCGCCCGGCTGCGCTTCCCCGGGGCCCGCACCCTCGCGGTCGGCGCCCACCCCACCCACCTCCCGGAGGCCACCCGGGCCGAACTCGGCGTCGACCACGTGGCCCTCGGCGAGGTGGACTCGGCGGCCGTCGGCGCGGTGCGCTCGCTGGAGGCGGGCGCCACCGACCCGGTGCTGTCCCCCGACTCCGGGAACCTGCCGGCGTCCACCGGGGCGCGGCCCTACCCCGCCGTCCCGCTGGAGGAATTCGCGTTCCCGGCCTTCGACCTGGTCCCGGTGGCCCGCTACACCGCCGAGGTCATCACCGGGGGGCTGCCGATGCCCGGTCCGTGCGGCATGGTGCTCGCGGCCCGTGGCTGCACCTACGGATGCACCTTCTGCCATCTGCCGTTCGGCACCCGGATGCGCACCCAGCCGCACGACCGGGTGATGGCCGAGATCGAGGCCCAGCAGGCGGCGGGGCTGGAGTTCGTGTTCTTCCTCGACTACGTCTTCGGCATCAACAAGGGCTTCTACCGCGAGCTGTGCGGGCGGCTGAAGGGCCGGGGACTGGGCTGGGTGGGGCAGACCCGGGCCGAGATCGTGCTGAAGAACGACGTCTCCGAGTGGGCCGAGGCGGGCTGCCAGGGCATGTGGCTGGGCGCCGAGTCCCCCGCCATCGCCGACACCGGCGTGCACAAGCGGGTCACCGAACAGCAGGTCCAGGAGGCGGTACTGAGGCTCCGCGACGCCGGTATCACCCCCTTCGCGTTCGTCCTCCTCGGCCTGCCCGGCGACGACGCGTGTGTATCCGGCCGACTGGTGGACTGGGCGGCCGGGATGCCCGCGTGGTTCGGCATCAACCAGCTCTTTCTGCGCCCCGGTACCAGCCTCTACGACGATCTGGCCCCCGCCCTCAACGGTGGCAGGCGGCCCGCCACCTGGCAGGAGGTGCAGGAGGTCACCCGGCGCTACCGCGCGGAGTACCCGGTGGACCTCGACGCCCAGCAGCAGCGCCTCACCGAACTGCCGAACTACCTCGGCAACGCCATCGTGCCGGTCGGCTGA